A window of the Salarias fasciatus chromosome 7, fSalaFa1.1, whole genome shotgun sequence genome harbors these coding sequences:
- the LOC115392003 gene encoding netrin-4-like isoform X1, whose translation MLLRILFLFFPLCASSLLPAETPKEKDPAAERRCSGRACNPRMGNLAQGRVLSTGSVCGSNSSEPFCFYKQSSAPRGRESCPAARCGRCAAATPGQAHPPSAMSDSSFRFPDTWWQSAGGSSQETLQLDLETEFLFTHLILVFRSPRPAAMLLERSQDRGRTWKTLRLFSRDCQRHFGVAEGSEPEGGGPACTSKYSAAFPCTRGEVIYRALSPWRSVDPYGPAAQDQLTITNLRVRLLQNQPCPCQAKLPRAAQLPTDYYAVYDFIVKGSCLCNGHADQCVPARGYRPSQQKASNMVHGKCVCRHNTAGDHCERCAPLHNDQPWQAANGITGTPHECQRCKCNGHAESCHFSRDLWLASRRRSGGVCDGCRHNTEGRHCQSCKRGFYRDPGRPRTAHDSCKPCSCHPVGSALSGAGPLCDPGSGECTCKPGVGGPRCDSCLPGYWGLREYGCRPCDCTGDCDPYTGDCISGSDVEVFYTAAGHTGHSSNKSETALFRVEELFSALHHSEKCQCVEVTLTSPKLFCAAEYDYVMMVKVMSAHDRGSHAEVEVKVKKVLHQKPQLKIQRGSVALYPESWTTQGCTCPILNPGSEYVVAGHEDRKTGRFMVNTKSFVKPWKTSLGRKLLHILRKDCSLW comes from the exons ATGTTACTGCGgattttattcctctttttccCGCTGTGCGCATCATCTCTTCTTCCAGCTG AAACGCCCAAAGAGAAAGATCCAGCTGCGGAGCGCCGCTGCTCCGGCAGAGCCTGCAACCCCCGCATGGGCAACTTGGCCCAGGGCAGGGTGCTGAGCACCGGCTCGGTGTGCGGCTCCAACTCCTCGGAGCCTTTCTGCTTCTACAAACAGAGCTCTGCGCCCCGCGGCAGGGAGTCCTGCCCCGCCGCGAGGTGCGGCCGGTGCGCCGCGGCCACCCCCGGCCAGGCGCACCCTCCCTCCGCCATGAGCGACTCCTCCTTCCGCTTCCCCGACACCTGGTGGCAGTCCGCGGGGGGCTCGAGCCAGGAGACGctccagctggacctggagaCGGAGTTCCTCTTCACGCACCTCATCCTGGTGTTCCGCTCGCCGCGGCCCGCCGCCATGCTGCTGGAGCGCTCCCAGGACCGCGGGCGCACATGGAAGACGCTCCGGCTCTTCTCCAGGGACTGCCAGCGGCACTTCGGCGTGGCGGAGGGTTCCGAACCGGAGGGAGGCGGACCCGCATGCACCTCCAAGTATTCCGCTGCTTTCCCGTGCACCAGAGGAGAG GTGATCTACCGAGCCTTGTCTCCCTGGCGCTCCGTGGATCCGTACGGCCCGGCCGCTCAGGACCAGCTCACGATCACCAACCTGAGAGTGCGTCTGCTGCAGAACCAGCCGTGTCCCTGCCAGGCCAAGCTCCCCCGAGCCGCCCAGCTCCCCACGGACTACTACGCAGTCTACGACTTCATTGTGAAAGGCAGCTGCCTTTGCAACGGCCACGCCGACCAGTGCGTGCCGGCCCGGGGCTACCGGCCCAGCCAGCAGAAGGCCAGCAACATG GTCCACGGCAAGTGTGTTTGCAGACACAACACGGCCGGCGACCACTGCGAGCGCTGTGCGCCTCTTCACAACGACCAGCCCTGGCAGGCGGCCAACGGCATCACGGGGACGCCGCACGAGTGCCAGA GGTGCAAATGTAACGGCCACGCCGAGAGCTGCCACTTCAGCCGAGACCTGTGGCTGGCGTCGAGACGGCGCAGCGGCGGCGTGTGTGACGGCTGCCGCCACAACACGGAGGGCCGCCACTGCCAGAGCTGCAAGAGGGGCTTCTACAGAGACCCGGGCCGGCCCAGGACGGCGCACGATTCCTGCAAAC CCTGTTCCTGCCACCCCGTCGGCTCGGCGCTCTCGGGCGCCGGCCCTCTCTGTGACCCCGGCAGCGGGGAGTGCACTTGTAAACCCGGCGTCGGAGGCCCCCGCTGCGACAGCTGCTTGCCGGGATACTGGGGGCTCCGCGAGTACGGCTGCCGTCCATGTGACTGCACGGGGGACTGTGACCCCTACACCGGCGACTGCATTTCTGG CTCGGATGTGGAGGTCTTCTATACAGCCGCCGGCCACACGGGACACAGCAGCAATAAGAGTGAGACTGCTCTCTTTAGGGTAGAGGAGCTTTTCTCTGCACTGCACCACTCTG AGAAGTGTCAATGTGTGGAAGTGACTCTTACCAGCCCGAAACTCTTCTGTGCTGCAGAGTATGACTACG TGATGATGGTGAAGGTTATGTCGGCTCATGATAGAGGCTCACACGCTGAGGTGGAGGTCAAGGTCAAAAAGGTCTTGCACCAAAAACCCCAGCTGAAGATCCAGAGAGGAAGCGTCGCTCTGTACCCGGAGTCCTGGACCACCCAGGGCTGCACCTGTCCCATCCTCAACCCAG GGTCTGAGTATGTGGTGGCCGGACATGAAGACAGGAAAACTGGACGATTTATGGTGAACACCAAAAGCTTTGTTAAACCGTGGAAGACGAGCCTGGGACGAAAACTCCTGCATATCCTCAGAAAAGACTGCAGCCTCTGGTAG
- the LOC115392003 gene encoding netrin-4-like isoform X2: MLFTETPKEKDPAAERRCSGRACNPRMGNLAQGRVLSTGSVCGSNSSEPFCFYKQSSAPRGRESCPAARCGRCAAATPGQAHPPSAMSDSSFRFPDTWWQSAGGSSQETLQLDLETEFLFTHLILVFRSPRPAAMLLERSQDRGRTWKTLRLFSRDCQRHFGVAEGSEPEGGGPACTSKYSAAFPCTRGEVIYRALSPWRSVDPYGPAAQDQLTITNLRVRLLQNQPCPCQAKLPRAAQLPTDYYAVYDFIVKGSCLCNGHADQCVPARGYRPSQQKASNMVHGKCVCRHNTAGDHCERCAPLHNDQPWQAANGITGTPHECQRCKCNGHAESCHFSRDLWLASRRRSGGVCDGCRHNTEGRHCQSCKRGFYRDPGRPRTAHDSCKPCSCHPVGSALSGAGPLCDPGSGECTCKPGVGGPRCDSCLPGYWGLREYGCRPCDCTGDCDPYTGDCISGSDVEVFYTAAGHTGHSSNKSETALFRVEELFSALHHSEKCQCVEVTLTSPKLFCAAEYDYVMMVKVMSAHDRGSHAEVEVKVKKVLHQKPQLKIQRGSVALYPESWTTQGCTCPILNPGSEYVVAGHEDRKTGRFMVNTKSFVKPWKTSLGRKLLHILRKDCSLW, from the exons ATGTTATTCACAG AAACGCCCAAAGAGAAAGATCCAGCTGCGGAGCGCCGCTGCTCCGGCAGAGCCTGCAACCCCCGCATGGGCAACTTGGCCCAGGGCAGGGTGCTGAGCACCGGCTCGGTGTGCGGCTCCAACTCCTCGGAGCCTTTCTGCTTCTACAAACAGAGCTCTGCGCCCCGCGGCAGGGAGTCCTGCCCCGCCGCGAGGTGCGGCCGGTGCGCCGCGGCCACCCCCGGCCAGGCGCACCCTCCCTCCGCCATGAGCGACTCCTCCTTCCGCTTCCCCGACACCTGGTGGCAGTCCGCGGGGGGCTCGAGCCAGGAGACGctccagctggacctggagaCGGAGTTCCTCTTCACGCACCTCATCCTGGTGTTCCGCTCGCCGCGGCCCGCCGCCATGCTGCTGGAGCGCTCCCAGGACCGCGGGCGCACATGGAAGACGCTCCGGCTCTTCTCCAGGGACTGCCAGCGGCACTTCGGCGTGGCGGAGGGTTCCGAACCGGAGGGAGGCGGACCCGCATGCACCTCCAAGTATTCCGCTGCTTTCCCGTGCACCAGAGGAGAG GTGATCTACCGAGCCTTGTCTCCCTGGCGCTCCGTGGATCCGTACGGCCCGGCCGCTCAGGACCAGCTCACGATCACCAACCTGAGAGTGCGTCTGCTGCAGAACCAGCCGTGTCCCTGCCAGGCCAAGCTCCCCCGAGCCGCCCAGCTCCCCACGGACTACTACGCAGTCTACGACTTCATTGTGAAAGGCAGCTGCCTTTGCAACGGCCACGCCGACCAGTGCGTGCCGGCCCGGGGCTACCGGCCCAGCCAGCAGAAGGCCAGCAACATG GTCCACGGCAAGTGTGTTTGCAGACACAACACGGCCGGCGACCACTGCGAGCGCTGTGCGCCTCTTCACAACGACCAGCCCTGGCAGGCGGCCAACGGCATCACGGGGACGCCGCACGAGTGCCAGA GGTGCAAATGTAACGGCCACGCCGAGAGCTGCCACTTCAGCCGAGACCTGTGGCTGGCGTCGAGACGGCGCAGCGGCGGCGTGTGTGACGGCTGCCGCCACAACACGGAGGGCCGCCACTGCCAGAGCTGCAAGAGGGGCTTCTACAGAGACCCGGGCCGGCCCAGGACGGCGCACGATTCCTGCAAAC CCTGTTCCTGCCACCCCGTCGGCTCGGCGCTCTCGGGCGCCGGCCCTCTCTGTGACCCCGGCAGCGGGGAGTGCACTTGTAAACCCGGCGTCGGAGGCCCCCGCTGCGACAGCTGCTTGCCGGGATACTGGGGGCTCCGCGAGTACGGCTGCCGTCCATGTGACTGCACGGGGGACTGTGACCCCTACACCGGCGACTGCATTTCTGG CTCGGATGTGGAGGTCTTCTATACAGCCGCCGGCCACACGGGACACAGCAGCAATAAGAGTGAGACTGCTCTCTTTAGGGTAGAGGAGCTTTTCTCTGCACTGCACCACTCTG AGAAGTGTCAATGTGTGGAAGTGACTCTTACCAGCCCGAAACTCTTCTGTGCTGCAGAGTATGACTACG TGATGATGGTGAAGGTTATGTCGGCTCATGATAGAGGCTCACACGCTGAGGTGGAGGTCAAGGTCAAAAAGGTCTTGCACCAAAAACCCCAGCTGAAGATCCAGAGAGGAAGCGTCGCTCTGTACCCGGAGTCCTGGACCACCCAGGGCTGCACCTGTCCCATCCTCAACCCAG GGTCTGAGTATGTGGTGGCCGGACATGAAGACAGGAAAACTGGACGATTTATGGTGAACACCAAAAGCTTTGTTAAACCGTGGAAGACGAGCCTGGGACGAAAACTCCTGCATATCCTCAGAAAAGACTGCAGCCTCTGGTAG